A stretch of the Streptomyces venezuelae genome encodes the following:
- a CDS encoding YigZ family protein — MNADQYVTVAREGVHESEINRSRFICALAPAATEQEAQEFVARIRREHPTASHNCYAYVIGADASVQKASDDGEPGGTAGVPMLQMLTRRDIRYAVAVVTRYYGGVKLGAGGLIRAYGGVVGEALDALGTVTRHRYRLATVTVDHQRAGKTQNDLRSTGRTVLDVRYGEAVSLDIGLPESDIDAFRAWLADTTAGTAGFELGGEAYGDG, encoded by the coding sequence GTGAACGCAGACCAGTACGTGACGGTCGCCCGGGAGGGCGTGCACGAGTCGGAGATCAACCGCTCCCGGTTCATCTGCGCGCTCGCGCCCGCCGCGACCGAGCAGGAGGCGCAGGAGTTCGTCGCCCGCATCCGCAGGGAGCACCCCACCGCCTCGCACAACTGCTACGCGTACGTGATCGGGGCGGACGCCTCGGTGCAGAAGGCCAGTGACGACGGCGAGCCGGGCGGCACCGCCGGAGTCCCGATGCTCCAGATGCTCACCCGGCGCGACATCCGCTACGCGGTGGCCGTGGTCACCCGCTACTACGGCGGGGTCAAACTGGGGGCCGGCGGGCTGATCCGCGCATACGGCGGGGTGGTGGGCGAGGCCCTGGACGCGCTCGGCACCGTCACCCGGCACCGCTACCGGCTGGCCACCGTCACCGTGGACCACCAGCGGGCCGGGAAGACCCAGAACGACCTGCGCTCCACCGGCCGCACCGTCCTGGACGTCCGCTACGGGGAGGCCGTCTCCCTGGACATCGGCCTCCCCGAGTCCGATATCGATGCCTTCAGGGCCTGGCTGGCCGACACCACCGCCGGCACCGCCGGATTCGAGCTCGGCGGCGAGGCGTACGGCGACGGATGA
- a CDS encoding trypsin-like peptidase domain-containing protein, with translation MSDPYLPQDDIVKLRDTAVEQGLADPMLRRLLFEGVLPKYRGSLPMLPAPGQQVHSDLNEMNRVERLIDGTVPLAVWLRNSVGQLSDAAARDVFQDALDRVVRDAAGEPDVAPDVPTGETKEEIVFRDDTVPFEFLGGGALAGTSVARVKVLPYAGGALLQPLALPHTGTGWLIAPGLLVTNHHVVNARKRTAVERPVVDPADLRLQALGSRSRFDYLAEDEGDAGATPELSAAELLAWDEELDYAVLRLADAPPRPFLRVATEPLTVTPDVPVAVNIIQHPGGEPKRIALRNNLVFEADETDLRYFTDTRGGSSGSPVLTDDWTVVALHRGTRRVSDVSFQGKSTAFVNVGTQLSALMRHLRENSPQVHAEITAAQSALSRPPQPQEV, from the coding sequence ATGAGCGACCCGTATCTCCCGCAGGACGACATCGTGAAGCTGCGCGATACCGCCGTGGAGCAGGGGCTGGCCGATCCCATGCTCCGGCGCCTGCTCTTCGAGGGCGTCCTCCCCAAGTACCGCGGCTCGCTGCCGATGCTCCCGGCCCCCGGCCAGCAGGTCCACTCCGACCTGAACGAGATGAACCGGGTGGAGCGGCTGATCGACGGCACCGTCCCGCTCGCGGTCTGGCTGCGGAACTCCGTCGGCCAGCTCAGCGACGCCGCCGCCCGGGACGTGTTCCAGGACGCCCTGGACCGGGTGGTGCGCGATGCCGCGGGCGAACCCGACGTGGCACCGGACGTCCCCACCGGGGAGACCAAGGAGGAGATCGTCTTCCGGGACGACACGGTGCCGTTCGAGTTCCTCGGCGGCGGCGCCCTGGCCGGCACCTCGGTGGCCCGGGTCAAGGTGCTCCCGTACGCCGGGGGCGCCCTGCTCCAGCCGCTGGCCCTGCCGCACACCGGCACGGGCTGGCTGATCGCCCCCGGCCTGCTGGTGACCAACCACCATGTGGTCAACGCCCGCAAGCGCACCGCCGTCGAGCGCCCCGTGGTGGACCCGGCGGACCTGCGGCTCCAGGCCCTGGGCTCCCGGTCCCGGTTCGACTACCTCGCCGAGGACGAGGGCGACGCCGGGGCCACCCCCGAGCTGTCCGCCGCCGAACTCCTGGCCTGGGACGAGGAACTCGACTACGCGGTCCTGCGGCTGGCGGACGCACCGCCCCGGCCCTTCCTCCGGGTGGCCACCGAACCCCTGACGGTCACCCCGGACGTCCCGGTCGCGGTCAACATCATCCAGCACCCGGGAGGCGAGCCGAAGCGGATCGCCCTGCGCAACAACCTGGTCTTCGAGGCGGACGAGACGGACCTGCGCTACTTCACCGACACCCGGGGCGGTTCCTCCGGCTCCCCCGTCCTCACCGACGACTGGACGGTGGTGGCCCTGCACCGCGGTACCCGCCGTGTCTCCGACGTCAGCTTCCAGGGCAAGAGCACGGCCTTTGTGAACGTGGGCACCCAACTGAGCGCCCTCATGCGGCATCTGCGGGAGAACAGCCCGCAGGTCCATGCCGAGATCACGGCGGCCCAGTCCGCCCTGAGCCGGCCCCCGCAACCCCAGGAGGTGTGA
- a CDS encoding trypsin-like serine peptidase gives MRGGSPVATGPEQVFREDLLEVAARVRKGLDEEISESAVPEEAHPPQEATAAQVERAAHDERARVLAAGVRGLEKLAAGRADDVDEDEHFGLEAIVLLEGRPAILVQGMDFAPQLGDWAILDGQRAGIRESLARVGRVEVTGHPDLDWLGTGFLVSPDVVMTNRHVAAEFTRADGRGGFSFRPGMGARIDTAEELGGPVSDGSFEFAVTEVLGIHPQVDMALLRVAPASGGGGTLPTPLPVAADAPPDLAGRAVYVVGYPAADGRRNEPEAMSRIFMDIYNVKRLQPGTATALLPDGLTMTHDCSTLGGNSGSPVFDLADHRVLGLHFGGRFRSGNFAVPLFALAEDPLLERAEVNWV, from the coding sequence ATGCGCGGTGGTTCCCCGGTGGCGACCGGGCCCGAGCAGGTCTTCCGCGAGGACCTGCTGGAGGTCGCCGCACGTGTACGCAAGGGTCTGGACGAGGAGATCTCCGAGTCCGCCGTGCCCGAGGAGGCCCACCCGCCGCAGGAGGCGACCGCCGCGCAGGTCGAGCGGGCCGCCCACGACGAGCGGGCCCGGGTGCTGGCGGCCGGGGTGCGCGGGCTGGAGAAGCTGGCCGCGGGCCGCGCCGACGACGTGGACGAGGACGAGCACTTCGGGCTGGAGGCGATCGTCCTGCTCGAGGGCCGGCCGGCGATCCTGGTCCAGGGCATGGACTTCGCCCCGCAGCTCGGCGACTGGGCGATCCTGGACGGCCAGCGGGCCGGCATCCGAGAGTCCCTCGCCCGGGTGGGCCGGGTGGAGGTCACCGGCCATCCGGATCTGGACTGGCTGGGCACCGGCTTCCTGGTGTCGCCGGACGTGGTGATGACCAACCGGCACGTGGCCGCCGAGTTCACCCGCGCCGACGGCCGGGGCGGGTTCTCCTTCCGCCCGGGCATGGGCGCGCGCATCGACACCGCGGAGGAACTGGGCGGACCGGTGTCCGACGGTTCCTTCGAGTTCGCGGTCACCGAGGTGCTGGGCATCCACCCGCAGGTGGACATGGCGCTGCTGCGGGTGGCCCCGGCCTCGGGCGGCGGCGGAACGCTGCCCACCCCGCTGCCGGTCGCCGCGGACGCCCCGCCGGATCTGGCGGGCCGGGCCGTGTACGTGGTGGGGTACCCGGCGGCGGACGGCCGCCGTAACGAACCCGAGGCGATGAGCCGGATCTTCATGGACATCTACAACGTGAAGCGGCTCCAGCCGGGCACCGCGACGGCCCTGCTGCCGGACGGCCTCACGATGACCCACGACTGCTCCACCCTGGGCGGGAACAGCGGCTCCCCGGTCTTCGACCTGGCCGATCACCGGGTGCTGGGGCTGCACTTCGGCGGCCGGTTCCGGTCCGGCAACTTCGCCGTTCCGCTGTTCGCGCTGGCCGAGGACCCGCTGCTGGAGCGGGCCGAGGTCAACTGGGTCTGA
- a CDS encoding CoA-binding protein, translated as MYGDPATIRTILTELGDTWAVVGLSNNRDRAAYGVAQVLRRYGKRVIPVHPKAEAVDGEQGYASLEAIPFPVDVVDVFVNSALAGPVADQAAAVGAQAVWFQLGVVDEAAYERTRAAGLHMVMDRCPAIELPALV; from the coding sequence GTGTACGGCGACCCGGCAACCATCCGCACCATCCTCACCGAGCTCGGGGACACCTGGGCCGTGGTGGGCCTGTCCAACAACCGGGACCGGGCGGCGTACGGGGTGGCGCAGGTCCTCCGGAGGTACGGCAAGCGGGTGATCCCGGTCCACCCGAAGGCCGAGGCGGTCGACGGCGAGCAGGGCTACGCCTCGCTGGAGGCGATCCCCTTCCCGGTGGACGTGGTCGACGTGTTCGTGAACAGCGCGCTGGCCGGCCCGGTGGCCGACCAGGCCGCGGCGGTGGGGGCGCAGGCCGTCTGGTTCCAGCTCGGTGTGGTCGACGAGGCGGCGTACGAGCGGACCCGGGCGGCGGGGCTGCACATGGTGATGGACCGCTGCCCCGCGATCGAGCTCCCGGCACTCGTCTGA
- a CDS encoding DMT family transporter, whose product MTALFALATAVLWGFADFGGGLLTRRLPALTVVMASQVIAVVVLGAIVLGTGAWREAGPQLWYAVAAGLVGPVAMFSFYKALAMGPMGVVSPLGSLGVVVPVGVGLAIGERPGLGQVAGIAVAVVGIVLAGGPELRGAPVQRQAIVLTLVAAFGFGAVMALIAEASTTVTGLFLALFVQRVTNVAAGGTALWVQARRGRPVLPQGTGLKDLWRLVPALAFVGLADVAANGTYSIAAQNGPVTVAAVLSSLYPVVTALAAFALLKERLRMVQAAGAGLALAGTVLLAAG is encoded by the coding sequence ATGACCGCCCTGTTCGCCTTGGCCACCGCCGTGCTCTGGGGGTTCGCCGACTTCGGCGGCGGCCTCCTGACCCGGCGGCTGCCCGCGCTCACGGTGGTGATGGCCTCCCAGGTGATCGCCGTGGTGGTGCTCGGCGCGATCGTGCTGGGCACCGGTGCCTGGCGGGAGGCCGGCCCCCAGCTCTGGTACGCGGTGGCCGCCGGCCTGGTCGGGCCGGTTGCCATGTTCAGCTTCTACAAGGCGCTGGCGATGGGCCCGATGGGGGTGGTGTCCCCGCTGGGCTCGCTCGGCGTGGTGGTTCCGGTCGGGGTGGGTCTGGCGATCGGTGAGCGGCCGGGACTCGGCCAGGTCGCCGGGATCGCGGTCGCGGTGGTCGGCATCGTGCTGGCGGGCGGCCCCGAACTCCGCGGTGCCCCGGTGCAGCGGCAGGCGATCGTGCTGACACTGGTCGCCGCGTTCGGCTTCGGCGCGGTGATGGCGCTGATCGCGGAGGCGTCCACCACCGTGACCGGTCTGTTCCTGGCGTTGTTCGTGCAGCGGGTCACCAATGTGGCGGCGGGCGGCACCGCGCTGTGGGTGCAGGCCCGGCGCGGCCGTCCGGTGCTGCCGCAGGGGACGGGGCTGAAGGACCTGTGGCGGCTGGTGCCGGCCCTGGCCTTCGTCGGCCTGGCCGATGTCGCGGCCAACGGCACGTACTCGATCGCCGCGCAGAACGGCCCGGTGACCGTGGCCGCCGTGCTCTCCTCGCTGTATCCGGTGGTCACGGCGCTGGCCGCATTCGCCCTCCTGAAGGAGCGGCTGCGCATGGTCCAGGCGGCCGGCGCGGGCCTCGCCCTCGCCGGCACCGTCCTGCTGGCGGCCGGCTGA
- a CDS encoding MFS transporter yields MSQRTASSHHPRAPGRSPAWAGRNYRLLTASAVITNLGAHGALIATAFAVLEAGGSSGDVGLVAAARTLPLVLFLLVGGALADRLPRHRVMVAANTLNCVSQGAFAALVLLGEPQLWQMMVLTALCGTGQAFFNPAAEGMLLATVFGENTNRPFALYRLAVNGAGIGGAALGGAMIAAMGPGWVLAVDSAAFAVAGLLRAFLDVSGTTERKPGGGLLSDLREGWVEFRSRSWLWSIVLQFSVVVAVIGAAESVYGPLVARERLGGPAPWGIALAFFGVGTIAGAVLMMWWKPRRMLLAATLCVFPLALPSAGLAVPLPAWGLCVVMFASGVAVEVFGVNWMGTMHQEIPEDKFSRVSAYDWFGSVSMLPLATALAGPAESAFGRTEALWGCAALIVLVTVPVLLVPDVRNLTRRPATPGNTVPATTIPGAPASLAAPAAPATPGAPVGTPADPGVDQIAR; encoded by the coding sequence GTGAGCCAACGCACCGCCTCCTCCCACCACCCCCGGGCACCCGGCCGGAGCCCTGCCTGGGCCGGCCGCAACTACCGCCTGCTCACGGCCTCTGCGGTCATCACCAACCTCGGCGCGCACGGCGCGCTGATCGCCACCGCGTTCGCCGTCCTGGAGGCCGGCGGCTCCAGCGGGGACGTGGGCCTGGTGGCGGCGGCCCGTACGCTCCCGCTCGTCCTGTTCCTGCTGGTCGGCGGCGCCCTCGCCGACCGGCTGCCGCGCCACCGCGTGATGGTCGCGGCCAACACCCTCAACTGCGTCTCCCAGGGCGCGTTCGCGGCCCTGGTGCTGCTCGGCGAGCCGCAGCTGTGGCAGATGATGGTCCTCACCGCGCTGTGCGGCACCGGCCAGGCCTTCTTCAACCCGGCCGCCGAGGGCATGTTGCTGGCCACCGTCTTCGGCGAGAACACCAACCGGCCCTTCGCGCTGTACCGGCTGGCCGTGAACGGCGCGGGCATCGGCGGTGCGGCACTCGGCGGGGCGATGATCGCCGCGATGGGGCCGGGCTGGGTGCTCGCGGTGGACTCCGCCGCCTTTGCCGTCGCGGGCCTGCTGCGCGCCTTCCTGGACGTCAGCGGCACCACGGAACGGAAGCCGGGCGGCGGACTGCTGTCCGACCTCCGCGAGGGCTGGGTGGAGTTCCGGAGCCGCTCCTGGCTCTGGAGCATCGTGCTCCAGTTCTCGGTGGTGGTGGCCGTGATCGGCGCCGCCGAGTCGGTGTACGGGCCGCTGGTCGCCCGGGAGCGGCTGGGCGGCCCCGCGCCCTGGGGCATCGCCCTGGCCTTCTTCGGCGTCGGCACCATCGCCGGAGCCGTGCTGATGATGTGGTGGAAGCCGCGCCGGATGCTGCTGGCCGCCACCCTGTGCGTGTTTCCGCTGGCACTGCCCTCCGCGGGGCTGGCGGTCCCGCTGCCCGCCTGGGGACTGTGCGTGGTGATGTTCGCCAGCGGGGTCGCGGTCGAGGTCTTCGGCGTCAACTGGATGGGGACGATGCACCAGGAGATCCCCGAGGACAAGTTCTCCCGGGTCTCCGCATACGACTGGTTCGGCTCGGTGTCGATGTTGCCGCTGGCCACCGCGCTGGCCGGACCGGCCGAGTCGGCGTTCGGGCGGACCGAGGCGCTGTGGGGCTGCGCCGCGCTGATCGTGCTGGTCACCGTGCCGGTGCTGCTGGTACCGGACGTCCGGAACCTGACCCGCCGCCCCGCGACCCCCGGGAACACCGTCCCGGCCACCACCATCCCGGGTGCCCCGGCCTCCTTGGCAGCCCCGGCTGCCCCCGCCACCCCGGGTGCCCCTGTGGGCACCCCGGCGGACCCGGGTGTCGATCAGATCGCCCGGTGA
- a CDS encoding gamma carbonic anhydrase family protein, protein MAYPSDRALVAGVGGKSPQIDPEAFTAPTSVVIGDVTLAAGSSIWYSAVLRADCGPIVLGADSNVQDNCTLHVDPGFPVSIGERVSIGHNAVVHGCTVEDDCLIGMGATVLNGAVIGAGSLVAAQALVPQGMVVPPGSLVAGVPAKVRRELTEEEREGIRLNAAMYLELAKQHRASVG, encoded by the coding sequence ATGGCGTATCCGTCGGATCGGGCACTGGTCGCGGGCGTGGGCGGGAAGAGCCCGCAGATCGACCCGGAGGCCTTCACCGCGCCCACCTCGGTGGTGATCGGCGATGTCACGCTGGCCGCCGGCTCGAGCATCTGGTACTCGGCGGTGCTGCGGGCCGACTGCGGTCCGATCGTGCTCGGCGCGGACAGCAACGTCCAGGACAACTGCACCCTCCATGTGGACCCCGGCTTCCCGGTCTCCATCGGCGAGCGGGTGTCGATCGGCCACAACGCGGTGGTGCACGGCTGCACGGTGGAGGACGACTGCCTGATCGGCATGGGCGCCACCGTCCTCAACGGTGCGGTGATCGGCGCCGGTTCGCTGGTGGCGGCCCAGGCGCTGGTGCCGCAGGGCATGGTGGTACCGCCCGGCTCGCTGGTGGCGGGGGTGCCGGCGAAGGTCCGGCGCGAGCTCACCGAGGAGGAGCGGGAGGGCATCCGCCTGAACGCGGCGATGTACCTGGAACTGGCGAAGCAGCACCGCGCCTCGGTGGGCTGA
- a CDS encoding acyltransferase, whose protein sequence is MPKNRNTFSSLAAWRRRAASRAVHAGWRWMQQAGAVTAENPGGHRFGAIGSGTRLAFPQGTVFGAPWIRLGEHCIIAEQVTLTAGMMPDLDLGPDPMLILGNGVVLGRGSHVIADARISIGNDTFCGPGVYITSTNHSYDDPHEPVGRQWPRSAPVEIGPGCWLGTGAVILPGARLGRNVVVAAGAVVRGEVPDHAVVAGAPARIVRRWEPDTGWQPPLRTPAPVPIPDGVTPEQLRALAELDRTADAGS, encoded by the coding sequence GTGCCGAAGAACAGAAACACGTTCTCATCCCTGGCGGCCTGGCGCCGCCGGGCCGCCAGCCGTGCCGTCCACGCCGGGTGGCGCTGGATGCAGCAGGCCGGCGCGGTCACCGCCGAGAACCCCGGCGGACACCGGTTCGGCGCAATCGGCAGCGGCACCCGGCTCGCCTTCCCGCAGGGCACCGTCTTCGGCGCCCCCTGGATCCGGCTCGGCGAGCACTGCATCATCGCCGAGCAGGTCACCCTCACCGCCGGGATGATGCCCGACCTCGACCTCGGCCCGGACCCCATGCTGATCCTCGGCAACGGCGTGGTGCTCGGCCGCGGCAGCCATGTCATCGCCGACGCCCGGATCTCCATCGGCAACGACACCTTCTGCGGCCCCGGGGTGTACATCACCTCCACCAACCACAGCTACGACGACCCGCACGAGCCGGTCGGCCGGCAGTGGCCGCGCAGCGCACCGGTGGAGATCGGCCCCGGCTGCTGGCTCGGCACCGGAGCGGTGATCCTGCCCGGGGCCCGGCTCGGCCGCAATGTGGTGGTGGCCGCGGGGGCCGTCGTACGGGGCGAGGTGCCCGACCACGCGGTGGTGGCGGGAGCGCCCGCGCGGATCGTACGCCGGTGGGAGCCCGACACCGGTTGGCAGCCTCCGCTGCGCACCCCGGCCCCGGTGCCCATCCCGGACGGGGTCACCCCGGAACAACTGCGCGCCCTGGCCGAACTCGACCGCACGGCCGACGCGGGATCTTAG
- a CDS encoding beta-glucosidase family protein, with product MSEAVSRRSALRLLGAAGAALGAAGAGGCVADLPPGAGPGSATSPPPAGAAPPGAPRPARAARVEALLERLTLEEKTALLHGRPDPAPLGQAGYLPGVPRLGIPPLRLAEGTAGVRVAAAATVLPAPVLLASAFDPGLAREYGRVLGREGRALGQDILLAPNANLIRTPYAGRNDRRFAEDPRLTADLVAQVVRGIQDEGLIAAVGHFALQNQEQGRGTVDVSIGEQALHETELRGFEAAVAAGAGAVMAADHKVNGIHAGESRPLLEELLRARWRFDGWVISGWNAARSTVAAITAGLDMEMPGGTHFGEPLRQAVRGGSVSEPAVDQAVRRLLGTLDRFGLLDGRAPRRPPRDPVAGARTARRIATAGAVLLRNERGTLPLTGPAARSIAVIGPTGAWTAGTRGHPTTTPLTAIKKRAGRTATVRYALGEDVHGRPLPAGLLTPPVDLDDRRIGAGRSWSWTGTFTLPAADEWTLLLHHSGQLPEVRLDGAELFHGAAPHGSGGLLGTAPDGLTVHRRTLALKAGPHRLAVTARGTAGSRRFRLRHTTKATRAADLAEAVRAAKAARSVVLFAHEEAAGGTDRTTLGLPGGQPQLIEAVAAANPRTTVVLHTSSATTMPWLAGTGAVLQMYQPGQEGAGATADLLFGDADPGGRLTQTFPADERTHPVGGDPLRYPGVAGRQEYTEGIRIGHRWYDAQRQTPLFPFGHGLSYTTWQYGRPAVRPQGGGLRVEFTVRNTGRRRGTEVAQVYLGPSPDLKLAQAVRALAGYRRLTLAPGEECRVTVDIDRRSLSSWDPGRHAWVLGTGRRELFVGRSSRELLLRTKAVVRSR from the coding sequence ATGAGCGAGGCCGTGTCCAGACGATCCGCTCTCCGGCTGCTCGGAGCGGCCGGCGCCGCCCTGGGGGCCGCCGGGGCCGGCGGCTGCGTGGCAGACCTGCCCCCCGGAGCCGGCCCGGGCTCCGCCACGAGCCCGCCCCCGGCCGGGGCCGCACCACCCGGAGCGCCCCGCCCGGCACGCGCCGCCCGGGTCGAAGCCCTGCTGGAGCGGCTCACCCTGGAGGAGAAGACCGCCCTGCTGCACGGCCGGCCGGACCCCGCCCCCCTCGGCCAGGCCGGCTATCTGCCCGGCGTACCCCGGCTGGGCATTCCGCCCCTGCGGCTCGCCGAGGGCACCGCCGGCGTACGGGTGGCCGCAGCGGCAACCGTGCTGCCCGCGCCCGTCCTCCTCGCCTCCGCCTTCGATCCGGGCCTGGCACGCGAGTACGGGCGGGTCCTCGGCCGCGAAGGCCGGGCGCTGGGCCAGGACATCCTGCTCGCACCCAACGCCAACCTGATCCGCACCCCCTACGCAGGCCGGAACGACCGGCGCTTCGCCGAGGACCCCCGGCTGACCGCCGACCTGGTCGCCCAGGTGGTCCGCGGCATCCAGGACGAGGGCCTGATCGCCGCCGTCGGCCACTTCGCCCTTCAGAACCAGGAGCAGGGCCGCGGCACCGTGGACGTGAGCATCGGCGAACAGGCCCTCCACGAGACCGAACTGCGCGGCTTCGAAGCCGCCGTGGCGGCCGGCGCCGGAGCGGTCATGGCCGCCGATCACAAGGTCAACGGCATCCACGCCGGCGAGAGCCGGCCGCTGCTCGAGGAACTGCTGCGCGCCCGCTGGCGGTTCGACGGCTGGGTGATCTCCGGCTGGAACGCCGCCCGCAGCACCGTCGCCGCCATCACCGCCGGCCTCGACATGGAAATGCCCGGCGGCACCCACTTCGGCGAACCGCTGCGGCAGGCGGTCCGCGGCGGCTCGGTCTCCGAACCCGCCGTCGACCAGGCCGTCCGCCGGCTCCTCGGCACCCTGGACCGGTTCGGCCTGCTCGACGGGCGGGCACCCCGCCGGCCCCCGCGGGACCCGGTGGCCGGCGCCCGGACCGCCCGCCGGATCGCCACCGCAGGGGCCGTCCTGCTGCGCAACGAACGCGGCACCCTGCCGCTGACCGGCCCCGCCGCCCGGTCGATCGCCGTCATCGGCCCCACCGGCGCCTGGACGGCCGGGACGCGGGGCCACCCCACGACCACACCGCTGACCGCCATCAAGAAGCGGGCCGGGCGGACCGCCACCGTCCGCTACGCCCTCGGCGAGGACGTCCACGGCCGGCCGCTGCCCGCCGGACTGCTCACCCCGCCGGTCGACCTCGACGACCGGCGGATCGGCGCGGGCCGCAGCTGGAGCTGGACGGGCACCTTCACCCTGCCCGCCGCCGACGAGTGGACCCTGCTGCTCCACCACTCCGGGCAACTGCCCGAGGTACGGCTGGACGGCGCGGAACTCTTCCACGGAGCCGCCCCCCACGGCTCCGGCGGACTGCTCGGCACCGCTCCGGACGGGCTCACCGTGCACCGCCGCACCCTCGCCCTCAAGGCCGGCCCGCACCGGCTCGCCGTCACCGCCCGGGGTACAGCGGGCAGCCGGCGGTTCCGGCTGCGCCACACCACCAAGGCCACGCGGGCCGCCGACCTCGCCGAGGCGGTACGGGCGGCCAAGGCGGCCCGCAGCGTGGTGCTCTTCGCCCACGAGGAGGCCGCCGGGGGCACCGACCGCACCACCCTCGGCCTGCCCGGCGGCCAGCCGCAGCTGATCGAGGCGGTGGCGGCGGCCAACCCGCGGACCACGGTGGTGCTCCACACCTCCTCCGCCACCACCATGCCGTGGCTGGCGGGCACCGGAGCGGTCCTGCAGATGTACCAGCCCGGCCAGGAGGGCGCGGGCGCCACCGCGGACCTGCTCTTCGGGGACGCCGACCCGGGCGGCCGGCTCACCCAGACCTTCCCCGCGGACGAGCGCACCCACCCGGTCGGCGGCGATCCGCTGCGCTATCCGGGGGTGGCCGGCCGGCAGGAGTACACCGAGGGCATCCGGATCGGCCACCGCTGGTACGACGCTCAGCGCCAGACCCCGCTGTTCCCGTTCGGGCACGGGCTGTCGTACACCACCTGGCAGTACGGCCGGCCCGCCGTCCGGCCCCAGGGCGGCGGCCTGCGGGTGGAGTTCACCGTCCGCAACACCGGCCGCCGCCGGGGCACCGAGGTGGCCCAGGTCTACCTCGGGCCCTCGCCCGATCTGAAGCTCGCCCAGGCCGTCCGCGCACTGGCCGGATACCGGCGGCTGACCCTCGCCCCGGGTGAGGAGTGCCGGGTCACCGTCGACATCGACCGGCGCTCCCTGTCCTCCTGGGACCCGGGCCGACACGCCTGGGTGCTGGGGACCGGCCGCCGGGAGCTGTTCGTGGGACGGTCCTCCCGGGAACTGCTGCTCCGGACGAAAGCAGTGGTCCGGAGCCGGTAG
- a CDS encoding DUF4442 domain-containing protein, translated as MSAEQKNMGELLAATVPMVRTLNLECVETTPERAVFRLPDQPEYHNHIQGPHAGAMFTLAESASGAIVLAAFQEQLGRAVPLAVSASIGYKKVAKGPVTATATLGRPAAEVIAELDAGGRPEFPVAITIQRDSDEAVTGEMTVVWTLRPNS; from the coding sequence ATGAGCGCAGAACAGAAGAACATGGGCGAACTGCTCGCCGCGACGGTGCCGATGGTCCGCACCCTGAACCTCGAGTGTGTGGAGACCACGCCGGAGCGCGCGGTCTTCCGCCTCCCGGACCAGCCCGAGTACCACAACCACATCCAGGGCCCGCACGCCGGAGCCATGTTCACCCTGGCCGAGTCGGCGAGCGGCGCGATCGTCCTCGCGGCCTTCCAGGAGCAGCTCGGCCGGGCCGTCCCGCTCGCCGTCAGCGCCTCCATCGGCTACAAGAAGGTCGCCAAGGGCCCGGTCACCGCGACCGCCACCCTCGGCCGCCCGGCCGCCGAGGTCATCGCCGAACTCGACGCCGGAGGCCGCCCGGAGTTCCCGGTGGCCATCACCATCCAGCGCGACTCCGACGAGGCCGTGACCGGCGAGATGACCGTCGTCTGGACCCTGCGTCCCAACAGCTGA
- a CDS encoding DedA family protein, with translation MHIQEWLETVPAVVIYLLVGLVIGLESLGIPLPGEIILVSSALLASQHGEIDPLVLGICATTGAIVGDSIGYAIGRRGGKPLLERLGKRFPKHFGEHNIAMAERSFQKWGMWAVFFGRFVALLRIFAGPLAGVLHMPYWKFLIANVFGGILWAGGTTAVIYYVGIVAEAWLKRFSWLGLVLAVLVGVTSMLVLKRRAAKGAAAAAAEAAAGDAVPEQPAAAAEPALADRA, from the coding sequence GTGCACATCCAGGAATGGCTGGAAACCGTTCCGGCGGTGGTGATCTATCTCCTGGTGGGACTGGTCATCGGACTGGAGAGCCTGGGCATCCCGCTGCCGGGCGAGATCATCCTGGTGAGCTCGGCCCTGCTGGCCTCGCAGCACGGGGAGATCGACCCGCTGGTCCTGGGCATCTGCGCCACCACCGGTGCGATCGTCGGAGACTCGATCGGCTACGCGATCGGACGGCGCGGCGGCAAGCCGCTGCTGGAGCGGCTGGGGAAGCGGTTCCCCAAGCACTTCGGCGAGCACAACATCGCGATGGCGGAGCGGTCCTTCCAGAAGTGGGGCATGTGGGCCGTCTTCTTCGGCCGGTTCGTGGCCCTGCTGCGGATCTTCGCCGGTCCGCTGGCGGGCGTGCTCCACATGCCGTACTGGAAGTTCCTGATCGCCAATGTCTTCGGCGGCATCCTGTGGGCGGGCGGCACCACGGCCGTCATCTACTACGTCGGCATCGTCGCGGAGGCCTGGCTGAAGCGGTTCTCCTGGCTGGGGCTGGTGCTGGCGGTGCTCGTCGGAGTGACCTCGATGCTGGTGCTGAAGCGGCGCGCGGCCAAGGGCGCCGCTGCCGCCGCGGCGGAGGCCGCAGCCGGCGACGCGGTGCCGGAGCAGCCCGCCGCCGCGGCCGAGCCGGCCCTGGCCGACCGGGCCTGA